The DNA sequence GAGGTTGTAGGCCATGATCAGGGCGCCGCTGAAGTAGAGCATGCCACCCAGCGCACGGATCATGTAGCTGATGTGCTTGGCCTCGACGGTCTCCACGAAGCTGTATTCGAGGAAGCCGTATTCATTGTAGGCACGCCACATCAGGCCTTCCATGATCCCGGCGAACCACATGGAGATCATGTAGAACAGGATGCCGATCGTGGAGATCCAGAAGTGCCATTCGACGAGCGATTTAGAGAACAGCGCCTTCTTCTTGTAGAGCCATGGCACGAGGCAATAGAGCGCGCCGAAGCTGATATAACCAACCCAGCCGAGCGCACCGGAGTGGACGTGGCCGATGCCCCATTCGGTATAGTGGCTCAGCGAGTTCACAGCCCGCACGGACATCAGCGGCCCCTCAAAGGTCGCCATGCCGTAAAAGGCGAGAGAGACCACCATCATCCGGACGACCGGGTCGGTGCGCAGCTTGTCCCAAGCCCCCGACAGGGTCATGACGCCATTGATCATGCCGCCCCAGCTGGGCATCCACAGCATCACCGAGAAGGTCATGCCGAGCGTCTGCGCCCATTGCGGCAGGGCCGTGTAATGGAGGTGGTGCGGACCTGCCCAGATATAGATGAAGATCAGGCTCCAGAAGTGGACGATCGACAGACGGTAGGAATAGACCGGCCGGTTCACGCGCTTCGGAATGAAATAATACATGATGGCCAGGAAGCCGGTGGTCAGGAAGAAGCCCACGGCGTTGTGACCGTACCACCATTGCGTCATCGCATCCTGAACCCCAGCGAAGACCTGCACGGATTTCGTCCCGGTCCAGCTGACCGGAATGGAAAGGTTGTTGACGATGTGGAGCATCGCAATGGTGACGATGAAGGACAGGTAGAACCAGTTGGCCACATAGATGTGCGGCTCCTTGCGCTTCCACAGCGTGCCAAGGAAGACCAGAAGGTAGGCAACCCAGACAATGGTCAGCCAGAGGTCCACATACCATTCCGGCTCTGCATATTCCTTCGACTGCGTCACACCGAGCAGATAGCCCGTCGCGGCGAGCACGATGAACATCTGATATCCCCAGAATACAAACCAGGGCCACATGCCACCAGCGATCCGGGTACGGCAGGTGCGCTGCACGACATAGAAACTGGTCGCGAGAAGCACATTGCCCCCGAACGCAAAGATCACCGCACTGGTGTGCAGCGGTCTCAGGCGGCCGAAATTCGTCCAGCCCCATTCGGGAAAGTAGAAGAGATTGGGGAAGGTCAACTGCAGCGCGATAACCACCCCGACCAGGAGGCCGGCAATGCCCCAGAACATGGATGCGAACACGCCATACTTGACCAGCGTGTCTTCATAGCGCGTCTCGTCAAATGGGTTGCGGTCAATGAGATTGCCCGCCCACATGCCGGTTCCGATCAGGAAGGCCGACACCATGGCGATAAAGGTCATCGCCTGTACGCCCATGGCAGGATCAATGGTACGTCCCGCGATGATCAGGGCCAGCACCCCGAAGATCGCGACCAGCGCAGAGACAGTGGCAATGCTCCCGCTGCTGGAATTGGTTGAGATGGTTTTAGGTATCATTTCTTTCGGCCCCTTCCGCAAAAGTCCGCGGTTCTTGCGTCTTCGGCCTGATTACGGTGAACCCCTGCGCCAGCGTATAGGGAGTTTCCCCTATGGGTCAGTTCGTCCCCCTCCTCTATTCCGGTGCCGAAATCTGGAGGGTCATGACCGTGAACCGTTTGATGTTTCTTTCCGCTTCTGCAGCCCTGCTCGTGGCAGGCCTTGCCAAGATGGCGACGCAGGCCGCCTCGCAATCGGTATTGCTGATTCCCACCTGCCTCGGCGGCAGTGTCGAAGTTCCGCTGGAAGGGGCATCGACACCGTGGCTGCACTGTTGGGGATGTTATGCCGCACTGGCGGGCTCAGCCGGCCTGACCCTGTTGCTGGCACAACAGATTCACCGGAAGAGAGAGGCCGTGCGGATCCGGCTTTCCTAAATGCGCGGCCACCATTACAGTGGATCGAGCATGGCCGATCCACTGTCCGACCTCTGGCGCGTTGATACTTCCGATTTTCAGGATTCGGATTCGCTTCAATCGATTCTGACGTCCATTCTCCGGTCGGTACCGGACGCGATGATCGTGATCGACGATTCCGGTGTGATCATGGCGTTCAGCCTGGCTGCGGAGACACTGTTCGGATACAAGGCGTCAGACGTTGTGGGCAAGAATATCAACTGCCTGATGACCGAAACGGACCGGGTTCATCACGACCAGTATATCCGCAATTACCTCGTCACCGGCGAACGCCAGATCATCGGCATTGGCCGAATCGTCGAGGCGCGCCTGGCCAATGGCGACTCCATTCCGGTTGAACTGAAGATCGGGGAAGCCGCCATCGGCGACCGCAAGCTGTTTACCGGCTTCATCCGGGACATCACGGAGCGCCAGGCCAACATTCACCGGATCAGCGAGTTGCAGGCCGAGATCGGGAATTTTTCCCGGCTGAGCGCTGTGGGCACAATGGCCTCTGCCATGGCACACGAACTGAACCAGCCCCTGACCGCCGTGGCGAACTATCTGGAAGCGGCCCGCGACATGCTGGACGCGCCGAGTGCAGATGATTTGGCTATGGTGCAGGAAGCCCTGACCGCCGCAGCCGAACAATCCATCCGCGCCGGCCAGATCGTGCGTCGCCTGCGCGACTATGTCTCGCGCGGGGAACTGGATCTGCGGCCGGTGGACCTGAAGGCCGTGATCGACGATGCGGTCACAATAGCCAAGGTCGGCATTGACGGCCCACTGGCCCGCGTGGTGGTCCGGATGGAGGATCCGGAAGTGCGTGTGCTGGCGGATCGCCTGCAATTGCGCCAGGTGTTTGCCAACTTGATCCGAAACGCCATTGAAGCCCTGTCGGAGACCGAAACGCCGCAAATCTGGATTCACACACGGCACGCTGATGGCGAAACCGCCATTCAGGTACGGGACAATGGGCCGGGCCTGTCGGAGGAATTGATTCATTCCCCGTTCGACGCCTTCCAGACCACGAAAGCAAACGGCATGGGACTGGGCCTGTCGATCTGCCAGACCATCATCGAAGCCCATGGCAGCACCATCGAGGTCAGTTCCCAACCGGGCGCCGGCGCCGCCTTTACGTTTACGCTGAGAACCGCCATAGAAGTGACGGAGTGAGCAAGCAGATGACCAAGACCGTCTTTCTCGTAGATGATGATGATGCCATTCGGCATTCCGCCAGTTTCATGCTGCGCCATGCGGGATATACCGTCAAAACCTTCCCGGACGGCGTGACCTTTCTGGACGAATATGCGCCAAACGATTCTGCCTGTATCCTGCTGGATGTGCGCATGCCGGTGATGGACGGACTGGCGGTGCAGACCGCCCTTCAGGAACGCGGCAACACAATGCCGATCATCGTGCTGACCGGACATGGCGACGTCTCTGTAGCAGTCCAGGCCATGAAGAATGGCGCGATCGAATTCCTGGAAAAGCCCTATGAAAAGAAAGCATTGCTGGAAGCCATCGAAACCGGTTTCAGTCGCCTGGCGGATGCTGAGGCGCAAACCGGCCTGAAGAACGACGCCATCGCGAAGCTGACCCGCCTGACATCGCGCGAGACCGAAGTTCTGGATTGCCTGGTCGAGGGGATGACCAACAAGGCGATTGCCGATGCCCTGTCGATTTCCCCGCGAACGGTGGAAATTCACCGCGCGAACCTGATGGAAAAGCTGGAAGCCGACAGCCTGTCTGCCGCGCTTCGCATTGCGTTCGAAGCCGAGCGCGGCCGCAACACGACTGCCTAGGTAAGTCTACGTAGGGACGCCTTGGGGGCGGACGCGTAGAGGTGAGGTTGGCCCAATCTCAGGATAGTCGATACATGCGTGAACCCGTTCCCCAGCCCAGCATGCTGAGGGTTGCCCTCGTCGAAGATGATGAAGAGGTGCGCTACTCACTCATGATGCTGTTGCGGTCGCGAGGGTTCTCGGTCGACTCCTACCGAAACGGCATGGAAATCCTCACCAACCAGCCAGCCCTTCAGGTCGACTGCCTCTTGATCGACTACAAACTGCCCCGCTTCAACGGCGTCGAATTGCTGGAGAAGATGCGCTTGGCTGGAGACCACACACCCGCCGTGCTGATCACGGGCTATTACTCCCCGACACTTAGGGACAGGGCGATTGAAGCGGGCTTTCTCGATGTTGTCGAGAAGTCTTCCGACCCGCAGGAAGTGCTCGAAAAGCTGGCGCTCGCCAGCCGGTCCGCTCACTGAGCAGACCTCACAGCAAGTCGCACTGTTGGCGATCAATCGTCGCGCGCAGGCAATTTGTAGTACCCGCACAAGGTCTGGATCACGGCGGAGCCGATGCCGCGGGACGACGCGTACAGGATCGTCTGCCCGTCCCTGCGGGAGGTCACCAGATCGGCACTGCGCAGTTTGGATAGATGCTGGGATACGGTCGACACGGACTGATCCACCGCATCGGCTATCCGGTTCACCGGCATTTCTCCCTCGTCCAGCAGGCACAAAATCTTGAGCCGCGTCTCATGAGACATCGCCCGCAGCGTGTCGCACGCCGTCTCCATCTTGCCGGACAGGGCAAGAAAAGGTCGGCCGGAGGCGGAACGGGCGCGCGACTTGTTCATGTCTGCATGGCTTCAGCCGACATTTCGGTGGCGCCCTCCGCCTCCCCAACAGGCGCTGCGCGCCAGTCCGGCCCCTTCAGCGCCACATAGATGGCAGGAATGACCAGAACGGTGAGCGCTGTTGATGAGGCCAGACCGAACAGGAGGGAAATGGCGAGTCCCTGGAAGATCGGATCAGTCAGGATCACGGCAGCACCGATCATCGCGGCCAACGCCGTCAGCAGAATTGGCTTGAAGCGGATCGCTCCCGCCTCCAGCAGGACCTCCTTCAGGGGCTGGTCGGCGAATTGGCCGTGCCGCACGAAGTCCACCAGAAGGATGGAGTTTCGTACAATAATACCTGCCAGGGCGATGAAGCCGATCATGGATGTCGCGGTGAAGGCGGCACCAAACAGCCAATGACCGATCATGATGCCAATCAGGGTAAGCGGCACCGGCGTCAGGATGACCAGCGGCGTGCGGAATGTGCCGAATTGCGCGACGACGAGAATATAGATCGCGATGAGGGCAACCCCGAACGCCATGCCCATGTCCCGGAAGGTGACATAGGTGATTTCCCATTCTCCATCCCACAACAGGGACGGCACCGTTTCGTCTGCCGGCTGGCCGTACAGGCGGATGGCCGGTTGCTCCAGCCCTGCAGCGGCCCAATCGAACGCCTCGACCCGATCCTGGATTTCCATCATCCCGTAGATCGGGGCCTCGAACCGGCCCGCCAGTTCGCCCATGACCATGTCGGCGAAATAGCCATCACGACGAAAGATCACCGCAGAACCGGATTCCATGCGGGTATTGACCAGCGTTCCCAACTCGACGGGCTGTGCCCCTGCACCGGACTGACGGGGCACCGGAAGGCTGGCGGTCCGTTCCGACCAGACTTGCGCCGATTTCGGCAGACGCACCGACACAGGCAGCGGGTCCCGCCCGGCCCCACGCGGCGTGACGCCCACGATCTGGCCCGAATAGATCAGCGCCAGCGAATCCAGCACATCCTGTTCAGCCACGCCCTGGTCCGCCGCGAGCGCCTCGTTGACCGAAAGCACCATGCGCGGTTGCGGGCCACCAAAGGAATTGTCGACATCAACAATGAACTCGGTTTCGCGGAACAATTGCTCGACTATGTCAGCAGTCTTGCGTCGGCTTTCCGCATCCGGTCCGTAGATCTCGGCCAGGAGTGTCGACAGGACCGGAGGCCCGGGGGGAACCTCCACCACTTTGACGCTCGCGCCCTCCGGCAACGGAACACCTGAAAGGAGGTGTCGCAGGGCCAGCGCGATGTCGTGGCTGGATCGATTGCGATGGCTCTTTTCCAGAAGATTGACCTGGAGATCGCCAAGCTCCGGCGCCGCCCGCAGGAAATAGTGGCGCACCAGGCCGTTGAAGTTGAATGGCGCGGCTGTACCTGCATAGGCCTGGATCGATTCCACTTCCTCGACTGAGTCCATCGCCGCTGCGAGAGCGAAGAGCGTACGTTCGGTTTCTTCAAGCGCGGTGCCTTCCGGCATGTCCAGCACGATCTGGATTTCCGACTTGTTGTCGAAGGGCAGCAGTTTCACTGTAACCGATTTGGTGGCGAACAGGGTGAGCGACGCCAGTGTCGCGACGCCAACGATGGCGAGGAAAATCCACGCATTCCGCCGGCTCTCGACGATGGGCCCGGCCATGGACCGGTAGAACCGCCCGAGGCGCGTCTCCTCGTCTGCAGCATGTTCGTGCATGGGCGCCTTGCCGGCGATCTTCATGAGCAGCCAGGGCGCAATCCCGACAGCGACGAAGAAGGAGAACAGCATGGCCGCGGACGCATTTGCCGGAATGGGCGCCATATAGGGGCCCATCAGGCCGGACACGAACATCATGGGCAACAGGGCGGCGATGACCGTCAAGGTGGCCACGATGGTCGGATTGCCCACTTCGGCAACCGCTTCGATGGCGGCCTGTACGCGCGGACGGCCATCGCGCATCGCCCAATGGCGCGCAATGTTCTCGATGATGACAATCGCGTCGTCGACCAGGATACCGATCGAGAAGATCAGGGCAAACAGGCTGACTCGGTTGATGGTGTAGCCCATCATGAGAGAGGCAAACAAAGTCAACAGGATTGTGGTGGGGATGACAATCAGAGTGACCAGGGCTTCTCGCCATCCAATGGCGAACGCAATCAGAATGACAATGGAGACGGTCGCAAGTCCGAGATGGAACAGGAGTTCATTGGCCTTGTGATTGGCTGTCTCGCCATAATTGCGCGTCACGGCGATATGGACGCCTTCGGGGATCAGTTCCCGTTCCAGAAGCTCCAGCCGTTCCAGGATCTGGTCGGCGACGACCACGGCATTGGCACCCGGGCGCTTTGCGAGTGACAGGGTCACGGCAGGCAGGGTCTCGAAGCCATCGCGGCCCTGGCGCCGCTCAAGCGTCCAGGCGCGGGCTTCGGTTTCAATGCCTGCGACGCGAACCCGTGCAAGGTCAGACAGATAGACCTTGCGGCCATCGGGAGCCTGGATCTCAAGCCGTTCGAGATCTCCGATTCCCTCGATCCGGTCCCCGGCCTGAATGATGATGGAATCTCCTGAGCCGCGCGCCGTTCCGATGGGTCGGGCCTGGACGGCTTGCGCGGTGGCGCTGACCAGCGACTGCAGCGACACGCCATAGGCCGACAGCGCCTCAATGTCCGGCTCGATCCGCAATTCGAGCGAGCGGCCGCCTATGACATCGGTGAGGCCGACATCTCCCACCTTGACGAGTTCCTTCAGGACTTCATCGGCCAGCATGCGCAGGCTGGTGTCGTTCCAGACTTCTCCGGTCCAGGGTTCCGGCGAGAAGGTCAGCGTCACGATGGGCACATCATCAATGCCGCGCCCGATCACTTGTGGCATCTCCACTTCGGGCGGGATCCGGTCGATATTGGCCCGGATCTTTTCGTGGATGCGCAGGATCGCGTCGTCCGAATCTGTTCCGACCATGAAGCGTGCCGTAACGATGACACCGTCATCCCGGCTCTGGCTGTAGACGTGCTCGACGTCGGGGATCGCCTTGACGATTTCCTCCAGCGGCTCGGTAACCTGTTCCACCGCATCGGCGGCCCGCAGGCCGGGCGCCTGGACGAGAATGTCGACCATGGGCACCGAAATCTGGGGCTCTTCCTCGCGCGGAATGGTCAGCAAGGCCACAAGGCCAACCGCCAGGGCGGCCAGCAGGAGAAGCGGCGTCAGCGGCGAGCGGATGGTGGCCCGAGTGATCGCACCGGAGATGTCGGCTTTCATGAGTTTTCGTCCCCGGGCAATTCGATGATGTCGCCCGGGCGCAGGCCGGACAGGACTTCGTACACGCCAGTGGACACAAGCGGCTCAGCCAGCACGACCGGCGCCTCGATGAATCGTTCTCCGACTTTCACCCGGACAAAGTCCACACCGTATCGCGTGGTTACGTATTCTTCCGGCACGATGATCGCACGCCGGTCGCCCACAGGGGCAAGAACGTCGGCACGCTCCCCGACCAGCGCATTCAGGCCGCCTTCCACAACGGCATCTGCCACCACCGCACCGTCGCGCAGGGCCGGGTACACTTTCTCGATCCGCGCGGTGCGCACATCATTGTCACGTGCCGGCAGGCGGATCGATACTTCGCGGCCCTCTTCGAGAAAGCTGAGATGTCGCTCCGGCATGGACAGGCGCACCAAACCGTCCAGGGTTGCCAGATTGGCCACAACCTGACCGGGCGAAACAACGCTGCCTTCCACCACCAGGACATCGGTCACGCGCGCATCGACCGGCGCACGGATGTCTCCCTCTGCACGGCGAGCCATCAGACTGCGGCGCTCCTCCTCTGCGGACACACGATTGGCCCGGACCACGTCGAGCGCAGCCTTTTCCTGATCGTAGCGCGCCTTTGGGTAAAATCCGTCCGCCAGCAGTTTTGCCGCGCGGGCCAGATCCTCTTCCTGTTGGCGGACCTGCGCCGACAGGCCTTCTATCCGGGACGTCAGCGCATTAATTTGAGGCGCCAGTGTGTCGTCGCTGACAAAGGCAATCACCTCCCCTTCGCTGACAATCTGCCCCTCATCCACGGTCAGCTGCGTCACCACGCCCTGCAATCGCGCGCGGGCCATTGCTGTGTCGCTGGCCTCGATACGACCAACCACCGGCCGATAGTCGGTGATGATCGATTCCTGTACGGCCAGCGTCTGGGCTGACCCCATACCAGCGAGACCGGCCGCCACAGCAAGGCCAGCGAGCATGCGCGTGAACATGTCAGTAGGCTCCATTGTCGACGATAGACCCTGTGGCCGGGTCGAGCCGAATGCAGGGCAGGCCAGACGACTTCCACGCCGCGATGCCGCCAGCCATATGGGCGGCGTCAGCGCCTGTCGCCTTCAGGAAAGTTTCGAGCGCCTTGCGCGACCGCTTGCCGGAGCCGCACTGGAACACCACGCGCCGACTGCCGTCCACAGGGAACGATTTCGGCTCGAAGGTCGACAACGGGTGCAACAGGGCGCCGTGAATGCGTTCATTGGCGAATTCCGCCGGTTCACGCACGTCGACGAGCAGGATCCTGCCCGCTTTCAGATCATCCAGAATTGCCGTGGGGGTCAGGTCGTATTTGTCTGCCATGAAGAGCCTCCTTTGCCAGCCTGCCGTGTCCGCTTCCTCGGGGATTTGATTTAGCGCAACGACAGCCCCGCCTATATAGGTGATATTGCGTATTTGCGAAAGTTCTAATATATAGTCAATAGAATTCGAGGGAGGAACTGCAATGGCACATGTCGTGATACTTGGCGCAGGGCTTGGCGGCCTGGTCGCCGCCTACGAGATCAATAAGACGCTGGGCCGCCAGCACAAGGTTTCGATCATCAACGAGACAGACTACTACCAGTTTGTCCCCTCAAACCCCTGGGTTCTGGTCGGGTGGCGCGACCGCCAGGAAATCACGATTGATCTGGCAAAGCCCCTCAAGAAGCGTGGCATTGAACTGATTGTCGGTACGGCTGAAAAGGTCGATCCAGCCGCAAAATGCGTGCGCATGCCTGATGGAACACAGGTCGACTATGACTATCTGGTGATCGCCACGGGCCCCGAACTCGCCTTCGACGAAATCGAGGGGTTTGGCCCTGACGGTCACACACATTCAGTATGCCACATTGATCATGCAACAAAGGGAGCTGCCGCATTCGAGGCGTTCTGCCTGGATCCCGGACCGATCGTGGTTGGCGCCGTTCAGGGAGCCTCCTGCTTCGGGCCGGCCTATGAAACCGCAATGATCCTTGAAACCGAGCTGCGCAAGCGCAAGATTCGGGACAGGGTGCCCATCACGTTCGTCACGCCGGAGCCCTATATCGGCCATCTCGGGCTGGATGGTGTCGGCGACACGAAGGGATTGCTCGAGAGCGAAATGCGCAACCGTCACATCAAGTGGATCACGAATGCCCGCGTCACCAGGATCGAGGCTGACAAGGTTCATGTCGAGGAAGTGAATGACGACGGGACAGTAAAGCAGTCAGTCGAACTGCCCTCGAAATACTCCATGTTCCTGCCGCCTTTCCGGGGGGTGAAAGCGGTTCGCGATATCGAGGGCCTGGTCAACCCGAAGGGATTCATTCTGACCAACGAATTCCAGCGCAATACAGCCTGGCCGGACATCTTCGGCATTGGCGTGTGCATTGCCATACCACCAATGGGAAAAACGCCTGTGCCGGTGGGTGTGCCGAAAACGGGATTCATGATCGAATCCATGGTGGAAGCCACTGCGCGAAACATTGCACAGCTCATCAAGGGAGAAACCCCAACGCACAAGGCCAGTTGGAATGCGATCTGTCTCGCTGATTTTGGCGATGGTGGCGTCGCTTTCGTAGCCCAGCCGCAAATTCCGCCGCGCAATGTCAACTGGTCTGCCTCGGGCGGATGGGTGCACATGGCGAAGGCGGGCTTTGAGAAGTATTTCCTGCACAAGCTGCGCACGGGACGGGCGGAAACCTTTTACGAGAATGCCGCATTGAGCCTGCTGAAGACCCACAAGCTGAAGGCTGAATCATGACCACAACACCGACCCGACATATCGTGTGCATCCATTGCGCGGCTGTGAACCGTGTGCCAACGGACAAGCAGTTGCATGAGGGCCAATGCGGAGCCTGCAAGTCTCCGCTGGCCAGCGACACGCCAGTCGATATTTCGGACAAGGTTCTGGACCGGCTGCTGGCGAGGGACGAGGGCGCCTTTGTCCTGGACGTGTGGGCCCCGTGGTGTGGCCCCTGCCGCATGATGGCACCAGACTACGAAGCTGCCGCCGCACATTATCAGGGCAAGCTCCGATTCCTCAAACTGAACTCTGAAGACAATCCGGACTCTGCCGCCCGCTTGCGCATTCGAGGCATCCCCTCCCTTTTCATTTTCAGACAGGGTCAGCAGCTGGATCACAAGTCCGGCGCCATGCAGGCCACCATGCTCGTGCAATGGATAGACGGTGTTCGTGCCGGCATGTCCACAGCCTGAACCAACTCAACACAAGGATCTGTACCATGAATCTTGATCGCGCCGTACTTGCCTTCGCCGGGCTCATTGTCCTGGCCAGCCTCGCGCTCGGCTACTGGGTGTCCCCCTACTGGTTTCTTCTGACGGCCTTTGCCGGAGTGAACATGTTCCAGGCAGCATTCACCGGGTTCTGTCCCGCTGCCATGATCTTCAAGGCCATGGGTGTTCGGGACGGACCCGCCTTCAAATAGGCTCGTATTCCAAACCCACCGAAAGATGGGAACGTTCGCCTGACAGACCTTTCCCGACCGCCACCGATCATAATAGGATCGTGCGGCACGCGCCCATATGTCGCGTCGGGCAAGAGGGTTTGGGTCATGATCATTTCGTCTCCGGACGACTACCGAAATGCGGCCCGGCGCAAGCTGCCCCGCTTTCTGTTCGATTACATTGATGGTGGCGCAAATGCCGAACATACGCTTCGCCGGAACATGGAGGACTTCCGGTCGATCCAGTTGAGACAGCGCGTTCTGAGAGGGACGACCGCTCCAAAACTTGGCGCGACCCTGTTCGGGGAGGCTTTGTCCTTGCCGCTCGCCCTGTGCCCCGTCGGGCTCGCCGGACTGTATGCAAGGCATGGAGAATTGCAGGCCGCACGCGCGGCGCAAGAAGCAGGCATTCCTTTCAGCCTGTCGACTGTTTCCGTGAAGTCGCTTGAAGACGTGTCTGCAGGCACCAACCGACCCATCTGGTTCCAGCTCTATGTGCTGAAGGACAGGGAATTCATGCGGTCAGCTCTGGAACGGGCGCAAGCCGCCGGAGTGAAAACCCTGGTTTTCACCGTCGACATGCCGGTACCAGGCGCCCGGTATCGCGATGCGCATTCCGGAATGAGTGGACCTCATGCCGCAATCCGGCGATTTGCCCAAAGCATCGCCCATCCGGAATGGGCTGTGTCGGTGGGTTTGTTCGGGAGGCCCCATGATCTGGGAAACATCTCGGCCTATCGGGGAAGGCGGACCAGCCTGTCTGATTATATCGGATGGATTAACAAGAATTTCGATCCGGAAGTGTCGTGGCGCGATTTGGAATGGATCCGGGACGCCTGGCCAGGAACACTGGTGATCAAGGGCATTCTGGATCCGGACGATGTGGACGACGTCATTCGACTTGGCGCCGACGGGCTGGTCGTTTCCAATCACGGCGGTCGGCAGCTGGACGGCGTCCCGTCGAGCATACGTGCCCTGCCCGGTATTGTAGCCAAGGCGGATGGCCGCGCAAAGGTTCTGATCGATTC is a window from the Hyphomonas sp. genome containing:
- a CDS encoding FAD/NAD(P)-binding oxidoreductase; its protein translation is MAHVVILGAGLGGLVAAYEINKTLGRQHKVSIINETDYYQFVPSNPWVLVGWRDRQEITIDLAKPLKKRGIELIVGTAEKVDPAAKCVRMPDGTQVDYDYLVIATGPELAFDEIEGFGPDGHTHSVCHIDHATKGAAAFEAFCLDPGPIVVGAVQGASCFGPAYETAMILETELRKRKIRDRVPITFVTPEPYIGHLGLDGVGDTKGLLESEMRNRHIKWITNARVTRIEADKVHVEEVNDDGTVKQSVELPSKYSMFLPPFRGVKAVRDIEGLVNPKGFILTNEFQRNTAWPDIFGIGVCIAIPPMGKTPVPVGVPKTGFMIESMVEATARNIAQLIKGETPTHKASWNAICLADFGDGGVAFVAQPQIPPRNVNWSASGGWVHMAKAGFEKYFLHKLRTGRAETFYENAALSLLKTHKLKAES
- the lldD gene encoding FMN-dependent L-lactate dehydrogenase LldD, whose protein sequence is MIISSPDDYRNAARRKLPRFLFDYIDGGANAEHTLRRNMEDFRSIQLRQRVLRGTTAPKLGATLFGEALSLPLALCPVGLAGLYARHGELQAARAAQEAGIPFSLSTVSVKSLEDVSAGTNRPIWFQLYVLKDREFMRSALERAQAAGVKTLVFTVDMPVPGARYRDAHSGMSGPHAAIRRFAQSIAHPEWAVSVGLFGRPHDLGNISAYRGRRTSLSDYIGWINKNFDPEVSWRDLEWIRDAWPGTLVIKGILDPDDVDDVIRLGADGLVVSNHGGRQLDGVPSSIRALPGIVAKADGRAKVLIDSGIRSGLDIVRALCLGADAAMIGRAYIYALAAGGQSAVANLISLFRMEMQTAMTLMGVSAIDELGPHLLHKLPADYRSKNDHAARTCMRD
- the trxC gene encoding thioredoxin TrxC; the protein is MTTTPTRHIVCIHCAAVNRVPTDKQLHEGQCGACKSPLASDTPVDISDKVLDRLLARDEGAFVLDVWAPWCGPCRMMAPDYEAAAAHYQGKLRFLKLNSEDNPDSAARLRIRGIPSLFIFRQGQQLDHKSGAMQATMLVQWIDGVRAGMSTA
- a CDS encoding DUF2892 domain-containing protein translates to MNLDRAVLAFAGLIVLASLALGYWVSPYWFLLTAFAGVNMFQAAFTGFCPAAMIFKAMGVRDGPAFK